The genomic DNA CCCGACTTCGCCGAGATGTGCCGCGAGCACGGCATCCTCTTCATCGGGCCGACGCCGGAATCCATGCGGGCGCTGGGCTCCAAGGCGGGCGGGCGTGACATCGCCACCCAGAGCAAGGTGCCCGTTGTTCCCGGCACGGGCGTGCTGGAGGACGTGGACGCCGCGCTGCTGGCCGCCAAGCAGATCGGCTACCCGGTGCTGCTCAAGGCGTCGGCGGGCGGCGGCGGGCGCGGGCAGAAGGTCGTGCGGACGCAGGAGGAACTGCGGTCGGCCTTCGGGCAGGCGCAGGAGGAGGCGCGGCTGTACTTCGGCGACCCCGCGATCATCATGGAGAAGTTCCTGGAGGAGTTCCGGCACGTCGAGGTGCAGGTCATGGGTGACGGCCAGGGCCACGTGATCCACATCGGCGAGCGCGACTGCTCCATCCAGCGGCGTAACCAGAAGCTGATCGAGGAGGCGCCCTCGACGCTCCCCGAGTCGCTGCGGCAGGAGATTCTGGACGCGGGCGTGCGGCTCGCCAAACACGTGAACTACGCGGGCGCGGGCACGCTGGAGTTCATCGTGGACCGCGACGGCAACTACTACTTCATGGAGATGAACACCCGCATCCAGGTCGAGCACTGCGTTTCCGAGATGATCTCCGGTTTGGACTTCGTGAAGCTGCAACTCCAGATCGCGGCGGGCGAGGGGCTGCACCTCCGGCAGGAGGACGTGAAATTGCGCGGTCATTCCATCGAGTGCCGCATCAATGCCGAGGACCCCGACAAGGACTTCCGCCCGGCGGCGGGCAAGATCGACGATGTGCATTTCGCGGGTGGTCCTGGGGTTCGGGTAGACAGCCACGCC from Deinococcus apachensis DSM 19763 includes the following:
- the accC gene encoding acetyl-CoA carboxylase biotin carboxylase subunit, translating into MFKKILIANRGEIALRVIRTAREMGVKTVVVYSTADEKSLPVLLADESVCVGPPASNASYLNIPNILSAALMTGAEAIHPGYGFMAENPDFAEMCREHGILFIGPTPESMRALGSKAGGRDIATQSKVPVVPGTGVLEDVDAALLAAKQIGYPVLLKASAGGGGRGQKVVRTQEELRSAFGQAQEEARLYFGDPAIIMEKFLEEFRHVEVQVMGDGQGHVIHIGERDCSIQRRNQKLIEEAPSTLPESLRQEILDAGVRLAKHVNYAGAGTLEFIVDRDGNYYFMEMNTRIQVEHCVSEMISGLDFVKLQLQIAAGEGLHLRQEDVKLRGHSIECRINAEDPDKDFRPAAGKIDDVHFAGGPGVRVDSHAYAGYVIPPHYDSLIGKLIVHHDTREEAIARMKRALEETVVHGPKTTIPLYVKIMDNPFYKRGAVMTNFLKTRLEV